A window of the Myxococcus fulvus genome harbors these coding sequences:
- a CDS encoding YihY/virulence factor BrkB family protein — MRLPRLKYLTWREFARRFVKEFQEDTVTDIAAQLSYYLLFSLFPFLFFLVTLVAYLPFAPGAVDAMLERIQPLVPGDALSLVTQHLTSLVDQPRPRLLTVGLVLALWSASRGADALRKALNLAYDVTESRPVWKTQGLAVVVTLVGTLLIPLSFAVFLLGGRLGAWLATRLQVEEAFYLVWSWVRWPFTAGLVMLVLSLCYYLLPDVKQRFKYITPGSVLGTLAWMGSTWGFTQYVEHFGKYNVTYGSIGGVVVLLLWLYISGLVFILGGEINAILEHASAEGKEKGARDFDEPAPAEPPLKTPGAAKSAASAKRSKMAFWRWRRRVARGKSPEPSGAEQQPPSSTLH; from the coding sequence ATGCGGCTGCCACGGCTCAAGTACCTCACGTGGCGCGAGTTCGCGCGGCGCTTCGTGAAGGAGTTCCAGGAAGACACCGTCACGGACATCGCGGCGCAGCTCTCCTACTACCTGCTGTTCTCGCTGTTCCCCTTCCTGTTCTTCCTCGTCACGCTGGTGGCGTACCTGCCCTTCGCGCCCGGCGCGGTGGACGCGATGCTGGAGCGCATCCAGCCGCTGGTGCCCGGCGACGCGCTCAGCCTGGTGACGCAGCACCTGACGTCGCTGGTGGACCAGCCCCGGCCCAGGCTGCTCACCGTGGGTCTGGTGCTCGCGCTGTGGTCGGCGTCACGCGGCGCGGACGCGCTGCGCAAGGCGCTCAACCTGGCCTACGACGTGACCGAGTCGCGGCCCGTGTGGAAGACGCAGGGCCTGGCGGTGGTGGTGACGCTGGTGGGCACGCTGCTGATTCCCCTGTCGTTCGCCGTGTTCCTCCTGGGCGGGCGGCTGGGGGCGTGGCTGGCGACGCGGCTGCAGGTGGAGGAGGCGTTCTACCTGGTGTGGTCCTGGGTGCGCTGGCCCTTCACCGCGGGCCTGGTGATGCTGGTGTTGTCGCTCTGCTACTACCTGCTGCCGGACGTGAAGCAGCGCTTCAAGTACATCACCCCCGGCTCCGTCCTGGGCACGCTGGCGTGGATGGGGAGCACGTGGGGCTTCACGCAGTACGTGGAGCACTTCGGCAAGTACAACGTCACCTACGGCTCCATCGGTGGCGTGGTGGTGCTGCTGCTCTGGCTCTACATCTCCGGGCTGGTGTTCATCCTGGGCGGGGAGATCAACGCCATCCTCGAGCACGCCTCCGCGGAGGGGAAGGAGAAGGGCGCGCGCGACTTCGACGAGCCCGCGCCCGCCGAGCCGCCCCTCAAGACGCCGGGGGCCGCCAAGAGCGCGGCCAGCGCGAAGCGCTCGAAGATGGCCTTCTGGCGCTGGCGTCGGCGCGTGGCCCGGGGGAAGTCCCCCGAGCCCTCCGGAGCGGAGCAGCAGCCTCCGTCCTCCACGCTGCACTGA
- a CDS encoding Ku protein, whose product MARPVWVGSLSFGLVTLPVRLHGAVSSRQARFHLLHDADGARIQNKRVCSAEGEEVPLEHVVRGYTLEDGRQVTVTSGELDALDPVSSRVIALEEFVDPAEVDPLLLDTSYHLVPARGAEPAYALMAEALRASGRVGVGRLVLYQKGHLCLVRPHARGLVLSTLHAVDEVVSQEQLSELELTGASVAPAELDAALRLIESRSTTFDPRRHPDEHRQRVMAFLERRARAQAKSKRVPRTAPEVGAPAGAKVRGPEATPVEGALRLRPRLAAREVREDSGGLGSKPFRVEPGEGGAPDDPRRASTPGPVTPYATPEGSGGLGAPDPKKPRG is encoded by the coding sequence ATGGCTCGTCCGGTCTGGGTGGGCTCGCTGAGCTTCGGGCTGGTGACGCTCCCGGTGAGGCTGCACGGCGCCGTCTCTTCCCGGCAGGCCCGCTTCCATCTGCTGCATGACGCGGACGGCGCCCGCATCCAGAACAAGCGGGTGTGCTCCGCGGAGGGCGAGGAGGTGCCGCTCGAGCACGTGGTGCGGGGGTACACGCTGGAGGACGGCCGGCAGGTCACCGTGACGAGCGGCGAGCTGGACGCGCTGGACCCGGTGTCCAGCCGGGTCATCGCGCTGGAGGAGTTCGTGGACCCGGCGGAGGTGGACCCCTTGCTGCTGGACACGTCGTACCACCTGGTGCCGGCGCGCGGCGCGGAGCCGGCGTATGCGTTGATGGCGGAGGCGCTGCGCGCGTCGGGACGCGTGGGCGTGGGACGGCTGGTGCTGTACCAGAAGGGCCACCTGTGTCTGGTGCGGCCCCATGCTCGCGGGCTCGTGCTGTCCACCTTGCACGCCGTGGACGAGGTGGTGTCGCAGGAGCAGCTCTCCGAGCTGGAGCTGACGGGCGCGAGCGTGGCGCCGGCCGAGCTGGACGCCGCGCTCAGGCTCATCGAGTCCCGCTCCACCACGTTCGACCCCCGGCGCCATCCGGATGAGCACCGCCAGCGGGTGATGGCCTTCCTGGAGCGACGGGCGCGCGCGCAGGCGAAGTCGAAGCGTGTACCCCGGACGGCGCCGGAGGTGGGTGCTCCAGCAGGCGCCAAGGTACGAGGTCCGGAGGCGACGCCGGTGGAAGGCGCGTTGCGGCTGCGTCCACGGCTGGCGGCGCGGGAGGTTCGGGAGGACTCGGGAGGGCTCGGCTCCAAGCCATTCCGGGTGGAGCCAGGGGAGGGTGGGGCACCGGATGATCCACGGCGGGCCTCGACGCCCGGGCCGGTGACTCCATATGCGACACCGGAGGGCAGTGGCGGCCTGGGGGCGCCGGATCCGAAGAAGCCTCGCGGCTGA
- a CDS encoding TIGR04551 family protein, with amino-acid sequence MSHVLLAALLVASSTATAQVPAGGTPPPAPAEAAPAPAPEAPATSPEQPAAAQPAATPVPAAEAVTQDDLEATKQELRGEIRAEAAKQSLNGEEWSEEYPEEKRKLEVFQLDGYFRLRPTLFYKFDLGRVPATIAGQDLFPRSSRTSANTQSFATMRLRLDPTFNVSEQVKIKLQVDGLDNLVLGSTPDTLYPGDPRNVFTIFSEDQESLGDTLSDSIKLRRAYGEVNTPVGILRFGRMGSHWGLGMLRNDGNCFDCDFGDTVDRIQFVTEPFAGWYVTPMLDFNSEGSVYRTGAQGEPVDLTQADDAHSWVIAIARRDTDAQIRSKLDNNQGVLQYGLHFTYRTQNYQDVTNDTTGQVSFIPRDAKLYVPDFWLRYEERSWRIEMELAAVLGNINSRGLSLNEAMADPSLRVAQFGGVLQGEVKALENKLTVGLELGFASGDKAPGFGNYPGRTGSGNPNGPNNYTQPGDVEGPQYRCDAGGCADDAIRNFRFNRDYRVDLILWRQLIGGITDAFYVRPSVKYAVAPGIDVYGRVIYSQALYAESTPSFTSKSLGIELNAGVDYTTEDGFIAGLAYGILFPMSGLQQYQEVLRRDLETPHTMRGWLGVKF; translated from the coding sequence ATGTCTCACGTCCTGCTGGCGGCGCTGCTCGTCGCTTCCTCAACGGCCACCGCCCAGGTGCCCGCCGGGGGCACGCCTCCGCCCGCGCCCGCGGAGGCCGCGCCCGCCCCCGCCCCCGAGGCTCCGGCCACCTCCCCCGAGCAGCCCGCCGCCGCCCAGCCCGCCGCCACCCCCGTGCCCGCGGCCGAGGCGGTCACCCAGGACGACCTGGAGGCCACGAAGCAGGAATTGCGCGGAGAGATTCGCGCCGAGGCCGCCAAGCAGTCCCTCAACGGCGAGGAGTGGAGCGAGGAGTACCCCGAGGAGAAGCGCAAGCTGGAGGTCTTCCAACTCGACGGCTACTTCCGCCTGCGCCCCACGCTCTTCTACAAGTTCGACCTGGGCCGCGTCCCGGCCACCATCGCGGGGCAGGACCTCTTCCCGCGCTCCTCGCGCACGTCGGCGAACACCCAGTCGTTCGCCACCATGCGCCTGCGCCTGGACCCCACGTTCAACGTGTCCGAGCAGGTGAAGATCAAGCTCCAGGTGGACGGCCTGGACAACCTGGTGCTCGGCTCCACGCCGGACACCCTGTACCCGGGTGACCCGCGCAACGTCTTCACCATCTTCTCCGAGGACCAGGAGTCCTTGGGTGACACGCTGTCGGACTCCATCAAGCTGCGCCGCGCCTACGGCGAGGTGAACACGCCGGTGGGCATCCTGCGCTTCGGCCGCATGGGCAGCCACTGGGGCCTGGGCATGCTGCGCAACGACGGCAACTGCTTCGACTGCGACTTCGGCGACACGGTGGACCGCATCCAGTTCGTCACCGAGCCGTTCGCCGGCTGGTACGTCACGCCGATGCTGGACTTCAACTCCGAGGGCTCGGTGTACCGCACGGGCGCCCAGGGCGAGCCGGTGGACCTGACCCAGGCCGATGACGCCCACAGCTGGGTGATTGCCATCGCCCGCCGGGACACGGACGCGCAGATCCGCTCCAAGCTCGACAACAACCAGGGCGTGCTCCAGTACGGCCTGCACTTCACCTACCGCACGCAGAACTACCAGGACGTCACCAACGACACGACGGGGCAGGTGAGCTTCATCCCCCGCGACGCCAAGCTGTACGTCCCGGACTTCTGGCTGCGCTACGAGGAGCGCTCCTGGCGCATCGAGATGGAGCTGGCGGCGGTGCTCGGCAACATCAACAGCCGCGGCCTGAGCCTGAACGAGGCGATGGCGGACCCCAGCCTGCGCGTGGCCCAGTTCGGCGGCGTGCTCCAGGGTGAGGTGAAGGCGCTGGAGAACAAGCTGACGGTGGGCCTGGAGCTGGGCTTCGCCTCCGGCGACAAGGCGCCGGGCTTCGGCAACTACCCGGGCCGCACCGGCTCCGGCAACCCGAACGGCCCCAACAACTACACCCAGCCGGGCGACGTGGAAGGCCCCCAGTACCGCTGCGACGCGGGCGGCTGCGCGGATGACGCCATCCGCAACTTCCGCTTCAACCGCGACTACCGCGTGGACCTCATCCTGTGGCGCCAGCTCATCGGCGGCATCACCGACGCGTTCTACGTCCGCCCGTCCGTGAAGTACGCGGTGGCGCCGGGCATCGACGTGTACGGCCGGGTCATCTACTCGCAGGCGCTCTACGCGGAGTCGACGCCGTCGTTCACCAGCAAGTCGCTGGGCATCGAGCTGAACGCGGGCGTGGACTACACCACCGAGGATGGCTTCATCGCGGGCCTGGCCTACGGCATCCTCTTCCCGATGAGCGGCCTGCAGCAGTACCAGGAGGTGCTGCGTCGGGACTTGGAGACGCCGCACACCATGCGCGGCTGGCTGGGCGTGAAGTTCTAG
- a CDS encoding M48 family metallopeptidase has product MQRILSAVWSLALVLGVTAGCTTQRVQAEKALAKTFISDEQEEEIGQQVKKELEQKEKIKYVEDPTIVEYVRGLSAPILKQAAKDRPGVKWKINVIDDPKMVNAFATPGGYLYVYTGLILASDTEAELAGVMAHEAGHVVGRHSARAMVNQMGIQTVTQLALGQNPGAAAQVAAQLVGGGALLAHSRSEELEADEFGARYSSGAGFDPKGLITFFQKLQAQGGDTPGVMKWLSTHPTNRQRIGDLEKYIKEKNLRGSNNSPGQLPAIKQKLGAR; this is encoded by the coding sequence ATGCAGCGGATTCTCTCGGCGGTATGGAGCCTCGCCCTCGTCCTGGGCGTGACGGCGGGCTGCACCACGCAGCGCGTCCAGGCGGAGAAGGCTCTCGCGAAGACCTTCATCTCGGATGAGCAGGAGGAGGAGATCGGTCAGCAGGTGAAGAAGGAGCTCGAGCAGAAGGAGAAGATCAAATACGTCGAGGACCCGACCATCGTCGAGTACGTGCGTGGCCTGTCCGCGCCCATCCTCAAGCAGGCCGCCAAGGACCGGCCTGGGGTGAAGTGGAAGATCAACGTCATCGACGACCCGAAGATGGTCAACGCCTTCGCCACGCCCGGCGGCTATCTCTACGTCTACACGGGCCTCATCCTCGCCTCGGACACGGAGGCGGAGCTGGCGGGCGTCATGGCCCACGAGGCCGGCCATGTCGTCGGCCGCCACTCGGCGCGCGCCATGGTCAACCAGATGGGCATCCAGACCGTCACCCAGCTCGCCCTGGGGCAGAACCCCGGCGCCGCCGCGCAGGTGGCCGCGCAGCTGGTGGGCGGTGGCGCGCTGCTCGCGCACAGCCGCAGCGAGGAGCTGGAGGCGGACGAGTTCGGCGCGCGCTACTCCTCCGGCGCCGGCTTCGACCCCAAGGGCCTCATCACCTTCTTCCAGAAGCTCCAGGCGCAGGGCGGTGACACGCCGGGCGTCATGAAGTGGCTGAGCACCCACCCCACCAACCGGCAGCGCATCGGCGACCTGGAGAAGTACATCAAGGAGAAGAACCTGCGCGGCAGCAACAACAGCCCGGGCCAGCTGCCCGCCATCAAGCAGAAGCTGGGCGCGCGCTAA
- the lysA gene encoding diaminopimelate decarboxylase, with product MSFFTYRKGVLHAEGVPLPAIADAVGTPAYVYSTAALTGHFGAVVDAFGEARPLICYSVKANSNLSILRLFAGLGGGFDIVSGGELARVRQAGGEAAKTVFAGVGKTPEEMAAALDAGLLLFNVESAEELEALDAVGRRLGKKAPFALRVNPEVDARTHRYIATGLKTSKFGVPFEEAVALYERSKKMRGLKAAGLDCHIGSQLTQSSPVRAALTKVAGLYRELKARKHPLEYLDVGGGLGITYTDETPPSVAEYARVVLAATKDTGARLVLEPGRSLVGNAGVLLTRVLYRKLTPAKRFAIVDAGMNDLLRPALYEAHHGFVPLVKRRGKEVEVDVVGPVCESTDVLAKARSLVLPQPGELYAFLSAGAYGMSMASNYNSRPRPAEVLVAEEAWRVVRERERTEDLWRGERA from the coding sequence GTGAGCTTCTTCACCTATCGAAAGGGCGTGCTGCACGCGGAAGGCGTGCCGCTGCCCGCCATCGCGGACGCGGTGGGTACGCCCGCCTACGTCTATTCCACCGCGGCGCTCACCGGGCACTTCGGCGCCGTCGTCGACGCCTTCGGCGAGGCCCGGCCGCTCATCTGCTACTCGGTGAAGGCCAACTCCAACCTCTCCATCCTCCGACTGTTCGCGGGGCTGGGTGGGGGCTTCGACATCGTCTCCGGTGGAGAGCTGGCCCGCGTGCGGCAGGCGGGCGGCGAGGCCGCGAAGACGGTGTTCGCAGGCGTGGGCAAGACGCCGGAGGAGATGGCGGCCGCGCTGGACGCGGGCCTCCTCTTGTTCAACGTGGAGAGCGCCGAGGAGCTGGAGGCGCTGGACGCGGTGGGGCGGCGGCTCGGGAAGAAGGCGCCGTTCGCCCTGCGGGTGAATCCGGAGGTGGACGCGCGCACGCACCGCTACATCGCCACCGGGCTGAAGACGTCCAAGTTCGGCGTGCCCTTCGAGGAGGCGGTGGCACTGTACGAGCGCTCCAAGAAGATGAGGGGCCTCAAGGCCGCGGGCCTGGACTGTCACATCGGCTCGCAGCTCACGCAGAGCTCGCCGGTGCGCGCGGCGCTCACCAAGGTCGCCGGCCTGTACCGCGAGCTCAAGGCGCGCAAGCACCCGCTGGAGTACCTGGACGTGGGCGGCGGGCTGGGAATCACATACACGGACGAGACGCCTCCGTCGGTGGCGGAGTACGCGCGGGTGGTGCTCGCGGCCACGAAGGACACGGGCGCGCGGCTGGTGCTGGAGCCCGGGCGCTCGCTGGTGGGCAACGCGGGCGTGCTGCTCACGCGCGTGCTGTACCGCAAGCTGACGCCGGCCAAGCGCTTCGCCATCGTCGACGCGGGCATGAATGATTTGCTGCGGCCCGCCCTCTACGAGGCCCACCATGGCTTCGTCCCGCTGGTGAAGCGGCGGGGCAAGGAAGTGGAGGTGGATGTGGTGGGGCCGGTGTGTGAGTCCACCGACGTGCTGGCCAAGGCGCGCTCCCTGGTCCTCCCCCAGCCTGGCGAGCTGTATGCCTTCCTCAGCGCCGGGGCTTACGGCATGAGCATGGCTTCCAACTACAACTCCCGCCCCCGTCCCGCGGAGGTCCTGGTGGCCGAGGAGGCCTGGCGGGTGGTGCGGGAGCGCGAGCGCACCGAGGATCTCTGGCGCGGCGAGCGGGCCTGA
- the folK gene encoding 2-amino-4-hydroxy-6-hydroxymethyldihydropteridine diphosphokinase, whose amino-acid sequence MSTIVYVGLGSNEGDRESHLVAALTALSRIDAVAVLRCSSLFDSAPVGPPQPRYLNAVVALDCALSPQRLLVILQQIEKDLGRRREQHWGPRTIDLDILFWEGQVVADPHLQVPHLELHKRRFALEPLAELAPDLLHPVLGTTVKELLGKLAPQDVRRSEATWWPEASLPSNET is encoded by the coding sequence GTGAGCACCATCGTCTACGTCGGGTTGGGCTCGAACGAGGGGGACCGCGAGTCCCACCTGGTCGCCGCCCTCACCGCGCTGTCCCGCATCGATGCGGTGGCGGTGCTTCGTTGTTCCTCTCTTTTCGACAGCGCCCCGGTCGGGCCGCCGCAGCCGCGCTATCTCAACGCGGTGGTGGCCCTGGACTGCGCGCTGTCCCCGCAGCGCCTGTTGGTCATCCTCCAGCAGATTGAAAAGGACCTGGGCCGGCGCCGCGAGCAGCACTGGGGCCCGCGCACCATCGACCTGGACATCCTCTTCTGGGAGGGACAGGTGGTGGCGGACCCGCATCTGCAGGTGCCGCACCTGGAATTGCACAAGCGTCGCTTCGCGCTGGAGCCGTTGGCGGAGCTGGCGCCGGACCTGCTGCACCCCGTGTTGGGGACGACGGTGAAGGAGCTCCTCGGGAAACTCGCCCCGCAGGATGTCCGCAGGAGTGAAGCCACCTGGTGGCCCGAAGCGAGCCTGCCGAGCAACGAGACATGA
- a CDS encoding fumarylacetoacetate hydrolase family protein, which yields MTTARYCRFLYEGRAHHGRVEGTEVVVLSSAPWLAGVKDTGIRRSLSAVSLLVPADASKVVCIGQNYRKHAEEMGKPVPVEPLIFTKPSTALNGPRSPIRIPKASQEVHFEAELALVIGEKLKNADEMTAARAIWGLTCFNDVTARDIQKRETQHTRAKGYDTFACAGPWAVTGLSPADLQISCRVNGQVRQDSRTSDMVFSPARLVSFISHIMTLLPGDMISTGTPSGVGKLAAGDSVEVEIEGIGTLLNPVEMEP from the coding sequence ATGACGACCGCCCGCTACTGCCGCTTCCTCTACGAGGGCCGTGCGCACCATGGCCGCGTCGAGGGCACCGAGGTGGTGGTGCTCTCCTCGGCGCCCTGGCTGGCCGGCGTCAAGGACACGGGCATCCGCCGCTCGCTGTCCGCGGTGTCGCTGCTGGTGCCGGCGGACGCATCGAAGGTCGTCTGCATCGGCCAGAACTACCGCAAGCACGCGGAGGAGATGGGCAAGCCCGTCCCCGTCGAGCCGCTCATCTTCACCAAGCCCTCCACCGCGCTCAACGGCCCCCGCTCGCCCATCCGCATCCCCAAGGCGAGCCAGGAGGTGCACTTCGAGGCGGAGCTGGCGCTCGTCATCGGCGAGAAGCTCAAGAACGCGGATGAGATGACGGCCGCGCGCGCCATCTGGGGCCTGACGTGCTTCAACGACGTCACCGCGCGGGACATCCAGAAGCGCGAGACGCAGCACACGCGCGCCAAGGGCTACGACACCTTCGCGTGTGCGGGGCCGTGGGCGGTGACGGGCCTGTCGCCCGCCGACCTCCAGATTTCCTGCCGGGTGAACGGGCAGGTGCGCCAGGACAGCCGCACCTCCGACATGGTGTTCAGCCCCGCTCGCCTGGTGTCGTTCATCTCCCACATCATGACGCTGCTTCCAGGGGACATGATTTCCACCGGCACGCCCTCGGGAGTGGGGAAGCTTGCGGCTGGCGACTCGGTTGAAGTGGAAATCGAGGGAATCGGGACGCTGCTCAATCCAGTTGAGATGGAGCCGTGA
- the mutM gene encoding bifunctional DNA-formamidopyrimidine glycosylase/DNA-(apurinic or apyrimidinic site) lyase → MPELPEVEIARRNLVRWFTGRRLVRAEADDTRVFRGAERARFAQLQGRLESLVRRGKYLLFSFEEGRGLLGHLGMTGKFVRRAPTDVVPYSRARFHLDDGQVLHFADARMFGRMEPTPAAGLRSLDVVKALGRDPLADGLTAGQLEQAVASSKQDLKVALMDQARIAGLGNIHAAEALFRAGLHPARKPSTLAPEDWKRLVQAIRESIDFGLEEQQGEEPVYLEEGGSENPFLVYGRGEGPCSRCGSPVESFPQAGRTTYACPKCQPRGRAGK, encoded by the coding sequence ATGCCCGAGTTACCCGAAGTGGAGATCGCCCGGCGCAATCTGGTGCGCTGGTTCACGGGCCGTCGACTCGTGCGCGCGGAGGCGGATGACACCCGCGTCTTCCGCGGCGCCGAGCGTGCGCGTTTCGCGCAGCTGCAGGGGCGGCTGGAGTCGCTCGTGCGCCGGGGCAAGTACCTGCTCTTCTCCTTCGAGGAGGGCCGTGGCCTGTTGGGCCACCTGGGCATGACGGGCAAGTTCGTGCGCCGCGCGCCCACCGACGTCGTCCCCTACAGCCGCGCCCGCTTCCATCTCGACGACGGCCAGGTGCTGCACTTCGCCGACGCGCGCATGTTCGGGCGCATGGAGCCGACCCCCGCCGCGGGCCTGCGCTCGCTCGACGTGGTGAAGGCCCTGGGGAGGGATCCGCTGGCGGACGGCCTCACCGCCGGCCAGCTGGAGCAGGCCGTGGCGTCCTCGAAGCAGGACCTGAAGGTGGCGCTGATGGACCAGGCGCGCATCGCCGGCCTGGGCAACATCCACGCCGCGGAGGCCCTGTTCCGAGCGGGCCTGCACCCCGCGCGCAAGCCCTCCACCCTCGCCCCGGAGGACTGGAAGCGCCTGGTCCAGGCCATCCGGGAGAGCATCGACTTCGGCCTCGAGGAGCAGCAGGGCGAGGAGCCCGTGTACCTGGAGGAGGGCGGCTCCGAGAACCCGTTCCTGGTGTACGGCCGAGGTGAGGGCCCGTGCTCCAGGTGCGGCTCGCCGGTGGAGTCCTTCCCCCAGGCGGGGCGCACCACCTACGCCTGTCCGAAGTGCCAACCCCGGGGGAGGGCAGGGAAATGA
- the dapB gene encoding 4-hydroxy-tetrahydrodipicolinate reductase → MIRTVITGITGRMGSTLLRLSRDAEDLRVVGATERPGSASVGLDAGLAARIGALEVQVSDDLGRALDAAKADVVIDFTSAEVSVAHAKACAERGVAFVCGSTGFSPEAAQALAESAKQVPIVAAPNMSVGVNLVIRVAAELARVLGPGFDVEVLEAHHRMKKDAPSGTALRLAEVLASALGRTQDDLTFARHGQIGARPANEIGVQTLRGGDVVGEHTVYFFGEGERIELTHRATSRDQFGLGALRAARWVVGRPPGLYDMADVLGFQRTS, encoded by the coding sequence ATGATTCGCACCGTCATCACCGGCATCACCGGCCGCATGGGCAGCACGCTCCTGCGCCTGTCGCGCGACGCGGAGGACCTGCGGGTCGTCGGGGCCACGGAGCGTCCCGGCAGCGCCTCGGTGGGGCTGGACGCGGGGCTGGCGGCGCGCATCGGCGCGCTCGAGGTGCAGGTGTCCGACGACCTGGGCCGCGCGCTGGATGCGGCGAAGGCGGACGTGGTCATCGACTTCACCAGCGCGGAGGTCAGCGTGGCCCACGCGAAGGCGTGCGCCGAGCGCGGCGTGGCCTTCGTGTGCGGCTCCACGGGCTTCTCGCCGGAGGCCGCGCAGGCGCTGGCCGAGAGCGCGAAGCAGGTGCCCATCGTCGCCGCGCCGAACATGTCGGTGGGCGTCAACCTGGTCATCCGCGTGGCCGCGGAGCTGGCGCGCGTGCTGGGCCCGGGCTTCGACGTGGAGGTGCTGGAGGCGCATCACCGGATGAAGAAGGACGCGCCCAGCGGCACGGCGCTGCGGCTGGCGGAGGTGCTCGCCTCCGCGCTGGGCCGCACGCAGGACGACCTGACCTTCGCCCGCCACGGGCAGATTGGCGCGCGCCCCGCGAATGAGATTGGCGTGCAGACGCTGCGCGGGGGTGATGTGGTGGGCGAGCACACCGTGTACTTCTTCGGCGAGGGCGAGCGCATCGAGCTCACGCACCGGGCGACCAGCCGCGACCAGTTCGGGCTGGGGGCGCTGCGCGCGGCGCGCTGGGTGGTGGGCCGCCCGCCGGGGCTGTATGACATGGCCGACGTGCTCGGCTTCCAGAGGACTTCATGA
- the dapA gene encoding 4-hydroxy-tetrahydrodipicolinate synthase → MKTFEGSMTALATPFRNGALDESAYRALVRQQIEGGTSVLIPMGTTGESVTMSADERARAVRVVVEESKGRALVVGGAGSNNTAEVIEGVARVRDAGADGTLIVTPYYNKPTQTGLVEHFRAVARAHPGFPIIAYNVPGRTGVDLLPETVQRLCDFPEVVAIKEATGNMARAVDILEKCGERLTLLSGDDFTVLPFIACGGKGVISVSSNVAPRMMADLVASARAGDFARARELQVKLNNLHRLLFVESSPIPVKWGLHLLGLFGPEVRLPLVPMTEPNAAKLAEELRQLGLLKH, encoded by the coding sequence ATGAAGACCTTCGAAGGCTCCATGACGGCGTTGGCCACCCCGTTCCGCAACGGCGCGCTCGACGAGTCGGCCTACCGGGCCCTGGTGCGGCAGCAGATCGAGGGCGGCACCAGCGTGCTCATCCCCATGGGCACCACGGGTGAGTCCGTCACCATGTCCGCCGACGAGCGCGCCCGCGCGGTGCGCGTGGTGGTGGAGGAGTCGAAGGGCCGGGCCCTGGTGGTCGGCGGCGCGGGCTCCAACAACACGGCTGAAGTCATCGAGGGCGTGGCGCGCGTGCGGGACGCGGGCGCGGACGGCACGCTCATCGTCACGCCGTACTACAACAAGCCCACGCAGACGGGCCTGGTGGAGCACTTCCGCGCGGTGGCCAGGGCGCACCCGGGCTTCCCCATCATCGCGTACAACGTCCCCGGCCGCACCGGCGTGGACCTGCTGCCGGAGACGGTGCAGCGGCTGTGCGACTTCCCGGAGGTGGTGGCCATCAAGGAGGCCACCGGCAACATGGCCCGGGCGGTGGACATCCTGGAGAAGTGCGGCGAGCGGCTGACGCTCCTGTCCGGTGACGACTTCACCGTGCTGCCCTTCATCGCCTGCGGCGGCAAGGGCGTCATCTCCGTGTCCTCCAACGTGGCGCCCCGGATGATGGCGGACCTGGTGGCGTCCGCTCGGGCCGGCGACTTCGCCCGCGCGCGCGAGCTCCAGGTGAAGCTCAACAACCTCCACCGGCTGCTCTTCGTGGAGTCCAGCCCCATCCCCGTGAAGTGGGGCCTGCACCTGCTCGGTCTCTTCGGGCCGGAGGTGCGGCTGCCGCTGGTGCCCATGACGGAGCCCAACGCGGCGAAGCTGGCCGAGGAGCTGCGTCAGCTGGGCCTGTTGAAGCACTGA